Below is a genomic region from uncultured Erythrobacter sp..
AACGCCCATTTGCGACGATTGCCAACGCGCGAGCATCTCGAACCCGACCAGCTCGCCGCAATCGAGGTCGACCTGTTGCTCATAGAACGGCACAAATTCGCCGTTGAGCAATCCGCTGCGGATGCCGGTTTCCAGCTCGTTGCGGAAACGAAGTTCGTTTTCCATCGTCGGTTCGAACCAGAAAAAGCGGTTCTTGCCCTGGTTCTTGGCGCAATACATCGCAATGTCAGCGCGCCGCATCAATGCATCGGCGTCAGTCGTCTGCGAGGAGAGCTCGCTCTGGTCCTCATCGCTGGAAAGGCCGACCGAAATGGTTGCATCGACAGTCAATTCGCCAAGCTCAAAAGGCAGCGAAACGCGTTCGAACAGGCGGATGACCAGATCATCGATCTGATCGCGGCTGACCGGATCGAAGCTTGCGACGAAGGCGAATTCGTCACCGCCTAGTCGTGCCAGACTTGCATTGGCGGGCAATTGGTCCCGAATGCGTTTGGCCAGTTCAACCAGCACCGCATCGCCTGCCGTATGACCATGAACGTCGTTGATCTGTTTGAAATTGTCGAGATCGATCATGCAATAGGCGACTGCGAGACCCTGCTCCTTGGCGTCGGCGCACAGGCTTTCGGTCGCGCTCGTCATCGAACGCCGGTTAAGGCACTGGGTCAAAGGATCGGTCTCTGCCAGCTCGCGGGCCAGCTCTTCAGCCTGACGGCGTTCGCTGATCTCTTGCTGCAATTCGCGGTAGCGGCGCCAACCGAAGATGATCAGCACCACATTGAGCAGCAACGCATTGACCAGAAGGTGATCGGGCGCTCTGCCGGAATAGAACACCGCATTGATCGCCTTGGGCAGAACCGATGAGCCGGTTGCAACGAACAGGATGATCGCAGCCGCCGCAATGCCGAGCGCGACCAGATCACGGTCAGCGTTGCCCAAGCCCTTCGTCGCGATTTTTCCAGCCACAAACGCCACCTGCCACCCGGGACAGGCCCCCTTACTTCTTGCAATCAGGCCACATATCGCTGAGCAAATTGAAAATAGAGTTAATGAGGAAAGGGCGCTTGCTTGGGGTTTTACCCTAGGCCGGGGCGCTCTAGGTGAGCAAAACCATTCATCAATGCGCGCGCCTGAATCGCGCGGGAGAGAATACGTGGCGAATTACTGGCTGATAAAATCCGAACCCTTCAAATATAGCTGGGACGATCTCGTGGCTGAGGAGGAGGGCACGTGGGACGGCGTGCGCAACTATTCCGCACGGCTCAACCTGCGCGCGATGGAAGTGGGGGACGAAGCGTTCTTCTACCACTCGCGCGAAGGGCTGGAGATTGTCGGCATTTGCGAGATTTCGGTCGCAGACATTCTCGATCCCACCGATGAGACCGGCAAATGGGCGGCTGTTAAGGTTAAGCCCAAGCGTAAATTTGAACACCCTGTTT
It encodes:
- a CDS encoding EAL domain-containing protein: MAGKIATKGLGNADRDLVALGIAAAAIILFVATGSSVLPKAINAVFYSGRAPDHLLVNALLLNVVLIIFGWRRYRELQQEISERRQAEELARELAETDPLTQCLNRRSMTSATESLCADAKEQGLAVAYCMIDLDNFKQINDVHGHTAGDAVLVELAKRIRDQLPANASLARLGGDEFAFVASFDPVSRDQIDDLVIRLFERVSLPFELGELTVDATISVGLSSDEDQSELSSQTTDADALMRRADIAMYCAKNQGKNRFFWFEPTMENELRFRNELETGIRSGLLNGEFVPFYEQQVDLDCGELVGFEMLARWQSSQMGVVSPEIFIPVAEEIGLITELSDQLMERAFTDARDWAEELTLSINISPIQLRDPWFAQKLLKMLVKHNFPPHRLEVEITESSLHENIGMVRSIITSLRNQGVRVSLDDFGTGYSSLEQLRTLPFDRLKIDRSFVSELNDPNSNSKIVDAIVSLGRGLELPITAEGIEDETILNVLKKMGKLKGQGYLYGKPENGAQVRERLAISGKLAPHAKPVQTPVQPDVQDTSDGPPELPKIINL
- a CDS encoding EVE domain-containing protein; the protein is MANYWLIKSEPFKYSWDDLVAEEEGTWDGVRNYSARLNLRAMEVGDEAFFYHSREGLEIVGICEISVADILDPTDETGKWAAVKVKPKRKFEHPVSLKAIKAEPRLAGCDLVRLSRLSVASIKPDEWKLICQMAEG